The genomic region GCCACATGATTATACACTAGAAGCTACTTGCTTAACACATTTCCTGGGTTACATTACATAGAACACATGGTCTTCTTGCATGCTCCCATTGAATGTGCACAAGTTCTGCCTTTCCTCAGATCACTCCAAGTTAATTTAGTTAATCCATGAAAACAGAAGTCATACGATTAGGGTTTTGACAGAATGTCTGTGAAAACTGGCTTGGGAGATAAAAATCTCTCTCTTAACTGGACCTCAGGTGCAGCCCAGCTCTTCTAGGCTATGCAGAGTCAGATTCTAATGCAGGAGTATCCCAGAAAAAAAGGAATGTGGCCGTGGCCACCCAGCAGGaccaaggtaagttgtcaaactaaaATCAGTTTGACAAGTTACACTGGGATGTTGCCAGGGTACTCTAGGCATAATCACTTCAGTGGGCTAGTAGGTAAAGTGATTTCAGTGTTTATTTAAAACGCAACACtactactttataaaaaaaaaaaaagaaaaaattaaaaagtaatgaGCTGCTCTGTTAATGCGGTTACTCATGGATTGGATACATGTTGCTTTTTTATATTGCAGTGGGGGCTCTAtcttgaaaacaataaaaaatacttaCGGAAGAAAGGAAACAAATTAAGCTTTCTTTAGTGGTGAGGTGTCCTATTCTCATGTGATACTTTTACATGTAAACACATGGTTTTGGTGTTATATACTGCATTcaaaacaaaaagataaataaCAGAAGATCCTCAGAATATGATGAATAGCCTGCTGTGTGAATCATTTGGTGGTGGAGCTTCTCCATCCATTGCTGGAGTATAGTAGTTAAAACAAATCTATATCTTTCAATATTTTCATCAGTGGAAACTTCTCCAGCATAATATGTAGATGGAATCAATACCTTGTTAAACTTTGCCACTTGCACAAAATGTGGATTAAAAGTTCCCATTAGAAGCAAATTAATCACTCACCTGTGATGCTGTCAACTAGCACTTGCCATCGATGTAGCTCCTGTTCCAACTGACGAATCTCACGTTTCTGGCGACGGTCAGCAACAGTCAGTTCTACAAAGAAAGAGGATAAACAGGGGTTAGAACGGATTTACAGaacaaaagagaaaacaaaatatgtaatgTTAAAATAGGACTTGCCATGTTCAAGAACTTCATCTCTAGTATCTCTGCAAGAAGATAAAACAGAATTCAACCCTGATACACAGCATGCAAGCAAAGCAGTACAACACTAAAGCAATGATGCATATACATAACTACCATGTATACCATGTAAAAAGCATACCCTTAACTGATCCTAAATGGAGATTTTAGATAAAGCAAGTCCTTTATGCTATGTCTGAGCTTAACATTATTTGCTTTGGCTTGAAATATGTAGGTGATGTAAAATAGTAAATTTCTGAATCACGTAAAATCAGTAGGAAGTATCTAATACTTTCCTCTCAACACACTTCGCTGTATGCATGGACATGTGATTTGTAAATCCAATACTGTTTAGCTGACATAATTCAAAGGTAACACACATGTATAAAAGCGTACCGGAGTTTGCTGTCATCAAGCATATCTTCAGCATCAGAGAAGTTAAGAACCTGGTCCCCTTTGGGGAGTGGCTGAACTGAAATATAATGGGAAGCAAAAACAAGCCTTTACAGAAAATTCGTGGAAAGGATGTTATGCTACATATTTAAAGTGGTTCAGGGAGTATGTTATTCACACCTGTCTGGTCCTCTAGCAGATAGTACTGCTTCATAAGCTGCCAATGCACCTGAAGAGATTTGGCTGTACGGGATACATAGAATACTTCTGGATGTTTGCTCAGCAAATCCTGAAATGTCTCAAGAGTAGGTTGGGATGTCTGTGAAGACAATAGAGGATAGTTTTCATTGAGCTGTACTACTATCTAAACAGATGCTTCTAAAGATACATATACATACCGAGCTCACTGTGCTCAATAACTGCTCCTCAGCTTTGCTGAACAATACTTTGCTCTGGATCGCAGCAATGGCCTCTGGGTGAAGCTGCCTGATGGCTTGGCATGACAACCTTTGAAATATTTCATAAAAAGAAATGCATTGTTTCAGACCTTGTAACGTTGCACATTTTTCCCCCTCTTAGCATGATCAGAAAACTTAAAACTCACTTGGAGATTACGGGATCATAGAGTAAAGCGTACCAGCGTTCTTGGATTTCATTTAGTGTGAAGCGACAGCTAAACTTGACTCCAAGGTGCACCGCCTGCAGATCATTTgtctgaaaacaaaaaaaacaagtctgtAAAACAATGTATAAATGGCCTATATTTGTTGCCAGTATGTTATCAGAAGATCTTGGGAAACCCCAATGTTACACTGTACTCCACAGCTCATACAGACAAGATTTTAAGGCTCaggaactattaaaaaaaaaaaaatcacaaatatagccctttaaccccttaaggacacatgacatgtgtaacatgtcatgattcccttttattccagaagtttggtccttaaggggttaatctgtctcACAATGCAAATATAAAGATATTTTCCTGGCATTTAGACTGCATACATCCAATAGTAATATGActttaattttccatttaaagtaaATGTGAACAGAATGAGTATACACATTCTGACCCATCAGCTGAACAGCTAAGAGACTAGCCAACAGTGTTGTTTTTTCTTAATCCAATTTAtctataatatatgtatacagcAATTCAGCTGCAAAGACTCTAGTGATTAACAATCTATGTGAAATTCAAAAAAACCTGTAACACTGTGTTGATAAGTAGCAGATCATCAGCAGGCTTCCATCTTCCAAGGTCTTTTGTAACCTGCATGGGCTGTTTGCTTTTCTTGATgcgtttagtgatgctgggactTGGTGCAGGAGAGTGTGGAGCTGGAGTTAATGCAGTCTTACTAACCTGTACCAAATAAAAGAGACAATACTCAAAAAGATTGCAGAATGTGTTTCATGCAATCTTTAGAATTAAAACATCCTACTGCTGATCTCAATTCCTATGAATTTTCCAGAAGAAAAATTAGTGTATATAGATTATATGCGTACATGTATGCATATGCACATCTATCTCCAACTCTCTAATATACATCTATCTCGATCTATCCTCCCCGAGGAATAGACCCTGCTTTTCTCTGTACAATAAAGGTATATTTAACCAGAGATCAGCTTCTAGCTCGGTACTACAGAGCAGTACCAATACATGGGTTATATCGTATTAGGAGTGTTAATCCCATTACATGTATAAGCAGGTCTGCAAAAGCTACAGGTAAAAGCAAATTCAATATGTAGACATGTCCTACAGTTCCCAGCCAGTATTATTTAGCTCTTTTGATTTCTTTCACCTACCCATGCCCATTACTCAGAACAGCTTCTGCAGACAGCCATATCCGTCAGTACAACAACTCTAATGGTACAAATAAATCATAATACAATCTGTCATGTGTTCGGTCTTAATCTGTTAATGTCTGTCTGCCTCTCGGTTGGTCTCTCTACACATTTCCCACTGTCCGTCTGCTTATTTCAAGCGGTCATCTTTTCATTCATCTCTCACAAGCTTAGCCTCTCTAAAAATGTCAGTCTACCTCCATTGGTCTGTCTCTCTCTACCAATCTGCAGGTTCCTCTCATTCTGTCTTTTCCTTTTGCaatatgtctgtctctctcaatCTTCCTGTATGCACATCACTATAATAACAGTATACAAAACCCTAACTTTAACACACTAAGCCCAGCctacaaatataatacaaaataaatgacaCTAAATAGTGTATAATGCAATCTCAATCAAATGCAGTGTAACTATAACAAATATTGTGTctctatatagttacatagctgaaaagagacttgcgtccatcaagttcagccttcctcacatatgtttttgctgttgatccaaaagaaggcaaaaaacccattatggggggcggggccggaccgccgagccggcTGGTCGCATGCTAGACCAGCTCCTACAGCCTAGCCTTTGAACAGGCGATTTTAAGCATAATTTTTCGCAAAAACTTGCCGGCAACGGTGGCCCTTggcgggcagagagccctggggCCCAGGGCGAGGCTGGCCCTAcgggctacagtcccctggacgaAGAAACCTATCCGACCCTTTTTGAGGCCTACTCCAGAGGCAAGCGGGACGgccggccgctgccctgccgcataCTGCTCGGGGCTTGGAGTCGGACCCGCGGGGATgccggccccgtttcccccccccccccccctatggaccgggggggtgatcccggtccacacctctGAGACCCAACCTACCAAGCCAGCATCCTGAGTCTCCCACCCGCACTGCAGTCCACatgtcgggcccaagatggccgccaagctcCGACCTGCAAACAAGGGAAAGCACTTCCCGCTCAACCAGCTCACGTACGCCGAGACTAATGGTGGAGCACGGAACGCAGCAACACCTACCCTGTACTATCCACCTCACCTGGGAGAAACGGCTATTAAATCCACCAGGCGCATAGCAAAGCGACTTGTTCACCGGTGAGCCAGCCGTCGGACTCCATGAGAGGGGACCTGCAATGCGATACGACGCCATATACCACACACCATGCAGAGTGAATCCCGACCGGGCCTACACAAACCCTAGAAAGTCGACCGGGCTCCCTCAAACCGGAAGGGAGAACCCTCAATCAAGCGGCAAAACAAGTCGTAAGAACGTACTCTCACCAGCTCCCGCGAAGGTACGAGCCTACAGAGACTTATCCTACTCCAGCACCCGTTAAGAACTGCTTAACCCTCTCTGGACACTCCACAGCTGAACCCAACGCCTGGAGACAAGCATCTGCGCCCCTGAAATGCTTCACCACACCCCGGATTAACCCATCCTGCAATTAAGTTGTTTGTCTTAAATTGTATACTTTATTGGGCCACTGGGCAATATTGTTTTgtcagggcggggggggggggggggggggagagactctgGGACACTCATGTCAATACTAGCGTGTAGCTAATCGCTTATTGTATTCGTAAACCTGCATGCTCTTACTATTCGTGATAAAACACAGAATCTACTACGCTTAGAATGCATAGAGCCAAATAGACTGGCTAGAGAGTATTATACAACCCCCATACGTATAGAAGCAACACTAAGTAATATTCGTCTGTCAACTAGATTGCTAACATATACATAAATCGTCTAGCTAAGCatgtataacaaaaacaaaaattttgtgCAAGTTCCTTATGCCACTGTTTAACGCATCTGTAACCTTATGAaaatgaacgctgttgtggcgtatgacaataatctgtaatcacctgcactacaaaaataaaaaatgtaaaaaaaaaaaacccagtatgAAGCACTTCCAACTttgcaaaaaactaggaaaaaattccttcttgaccccaaaatagcagtcagatgtctccttggatcaagcagctattaccccaataataagaaattatatccctgtatgttgtgtttttgcaagtatttatccaattgcagtttaaacatcggtatagactgacaaaaccacctcttcaggcaaagaattccatattcttattgctcttactgtaaaaaaaaaaacccttttctttgccttagatgaaatctcctttcttcaagcctaaatgtgtgactttgtgtcctatgtatagccctgtttatgaatagatttccagataatagtttgtactggccccgaatatatttgtataatgttatcatatcccctctcaggcaccgtttttccaaactaaagagatttaaattttttaaccctttcttcataactaaaatgctccattccttttatcaattttgtagctcgtctctgcactttttctagtgccatgatatctttctttagaacaggtgcccaaaattgcacagcatattcaaggtgtggtcttaccagcgattttagaaagaggcaaaattatatatatttttttttttttttttcattctttattttggttgtgcatagtTGGTACAGACATGCTTGCTTAGCCACAACAGCTGTTGCAAGTGATTCGTTCAGAACAGGAATAAACAAGTGTTGGCATcggtaacaaaacacatttttatatagtaaGTAGTATTTTAGACAGTGTGGTGATCAATTATCTGGCTAGTGTGCAAATCCTGCGCAGGTGTTATAAGTCGAGtggactattagtgtgtgtgggcAGGATGCTACTGTTGCCTCCTTAATCAGCTAGGTTTAAACACATACTGTTGCACTAGGGTGAGTTTGAGAGGCTTATTTCCCCCTTTATAGTTTTCAAGGGCCATAGGCTCGGTTTTTATCTgtcagaaggggggggggggtttaagcaGCAAAGGAGCTGGGAATGCCTAGGCATCTGAGCGAtggtgtgtgtgtagtaagtaaCTTATTAGAATTTAACTCTAACTTTTAACAGAAGAATTGTTTAACTTAACATATAGAGGTTGAAGATGGAGCCAAGCGCAGAGGCATTAGGCTGTTCTCAATGTCCATCAGTTCATGGCACCGAGGTGGTCGCGCTATCTCCTCGCTGGGCTGCCGGTATGAATGGACGCACCGTTGCGGGGTTCCAGGTTGTGGCTCTTGTCGGCTCGTTATTGTCAGCCCTTCTCGGTGCTGGTCCGGCCAGTGCGAGCTTCTGCATGGTGGCCGCTATCTCGGTTACATCACACACCTTGAGgttaccagtgtctctgggtATTAACAGGTGTCTGGGAGCGCCCCAGCGATATGGTATGTTGTTTGCAAGGAGCTCCGTAGTCAGGGGTCGCAGGGACCTTCTCCAGTCCATGGTGGCCTTGGATATATCCGGGTAAAAGGCCAGGGAGTGTCCTTCAAATTGGAAGGGAGATTTGCCGCGAACGGCTGCCATGAATGCCTGTCGGTCTTTGCCTTGTTGAAATCTGATGATAACATCTTGCCCCTTCTCAGAGGTTCCGGATTGCGGTCTTGCAATGCGAAAATAGCTTTCCAATTGTATTCCTTTGGCCTGTTTGGCCGTGAAGAGGGTGTTGAGCATTCTTCGGAAGAGGTGTGGTATCTCTGCGGTCTCTACCGCAACTGGTAGGCCGCGGATCTTGACGTTCTTCCAGCGTCTTTTGTCTTCAAGTGCTGCCAAGCTATCTTGGTGTTGCTTTTGGGACTTTTGCAGGGCCAGGAGTTGTTGCTCCACTGAAACGATTCGGATCTCTTGTGCGGCGGTGTTGAGCTCCGCGTTTTGCAAGCGGGCCACAACTCCGCTAATCTCATCCCGAAACACTCCGATGTCGGCTGCTATGTTGCGACGCAGCTCGCCCAGCATGTCTTTGAGCTTCTCCTCTGTAAGGATAGGTTTCGGAGGTGAGTGGGTCAATCTTCTCGCCCCTCCATCTTCTTCTTCAGACTCTGTGGCCTCACTAAATGAGGCATACAGGCTTGCCATCTGGGACGCCATTACTGGCCTCGGGGAGTGTTGAGGCCTCCGCAGGAGATCTCCGATGTCCGCGGTATAAGGGGGCCTGTCCGGCTTTGATTTTTTATTCCGTCTCCCCATGTCAGTTTGTCGGGTGGACAGTTGTTGTATATGTGTTTAAGGTAGTTTTTCTTCCGTTTTTTAGCGTGATTTGGCGAGTTTCGCTCAGAGCTCGAGGCATGTGCGTCCTCTCAGTatggctgctagctccgccccgcaaaattatattttcatcttgagaatttatgcccctatttatacatgacaaaaccttactgggccttagcaacggcagattgacattgtatattgctgcctaatttgttgtctataacaattcccaaatccttctcgtgtgtggttatccctagttcactaccatttagggtgtaaattgcttgtgaattcttaaccccgaagtgcataattttgcatttctctatattaaatttcatctgccgttttagtgcccagtccgccaatct from Pelobates fuscus isolate aPelFus1 chromosome 1, aPelFus1.pri, whole genome shotgun sequence harbors:
- the MCRS1 gene encoding microspherule protein 1 isoform X2, which codes for MESLLASASRSEDEDSSAGHNRSLSQGSGLIPKRRSSSRFIKRKKFDDELVESSLAKSTSRARGPSGSEQGRGSGSEPSSSEKKKDMLKGSALRTGVSHVSKTALTPAPHSPAPSPSITKRIKKSKQPMQVTKDLGRWKPADDLLLINTVLQTNDLQAVHLGVKFSCRFTLNEIQERWYALLYDPVISKLSCQAIRQLHPEAIAAIQSKVLFSKAEEQLLSTVSSTSQPTLETFQDLLSKHPEVFYVSRTAKSLQVHWQLMKQYYLLEDQTVQPLPKGDQVLNFSDAEDMLDDSKLRDTRDEVLEHELTVADRRQKREIRQLEQELHRWQVLVDSITGMSSPDFDTQTLAVLRGRMVRYLMRSREITLGRATKDNQIDVDLSLEGPAWKISRKQGVIKLKNNGDFFIANEGRRALYIDGRPVLSGSKWKLNHNSVVEISGLRFVFLINQELIALIKAEAAKMIQQ